The Vicia villosa cultivar HV-30 ecotype Madison, WI linkage group LG1, Vvil1.0, whole genome shotgun sequence genome includes a region encoding these proteins:
- the LOC131633442 gene encoding uncharacterized protein LOC131633442 → MASSSSASLTQTSNNKGFFKPIGEGIDIAWQWNSYKDQSKKTIVCDFCEHPSTGGITRAKKHQLGIRGEVRACRKIPADIKKILQDSYDKKLAASDAYMAEVNVNEEDEDTVQEISNLRAGKRRSTAAARTKNNAKGPMDTILFQNPEVSQKKTLSIAKMQTSIKDSCVENARALTNQYIARFFYQNGLSFNVVKSKSFKLMIEVVGNYGQHLKPPSYHELRVPLLKKELEFTKTKLQGLVIERTQFGCSIMSDAWTDRKSRTLINFMVNTPSGSMFVRSIDGSSYMKTGLKIFELLDSFVQEIGEENVIQVLSDNGSNYVLAGKYLEEKYPRLYWTPCAAHCLDLMLEDIGKLSTVKRAITRGQFLAGFIYNHTITLNIMRTFTEGAELIRSGVTRFATTFLTLQRLYKLKNNLRRMFVSEAWLNTKTSKEVKGKRACAVVLMTSFWNDVLYSLKAMGAIVTVLRLVDNEKKPAMGYIYEAMDRAKESIAKSFNGIESKYSDIFKIIDSRWECQLHRPLHAAGHFLNPQHFYNDPNIGKDTEVTDGLFACIQRLSIDEIENDKILSQIALYRKASGTFGMPSAVRMKETMSPAIAIKVLSLTCSSSGCERNWSTFEQIHSKKRSKLEHQKLQDLVFVKYNQALLERFNSNDLIDPILLNNIDECYEWLQQNEDENGILEDDLVLGEDGLTWEVVGNAVGANEPTRVTRHRLATLVSNGDEELEVEEEVFEIESSDEQDDINVVELRSEDEADVI, encoded by the exons ATGGCATCATCATCTTCTGCAAGCTTAACACAAACTTCCAACAACAAAGGTTTTTTTAAACCTATTGGTGAAGGTATTGACATAGCTTGGCAGTGGAACTCCTATAAAGATCAAAGCAAAAAAACTATTGTTTGTGATTTTTGTGAGCATCCTTCAACAGGGGGAATAACAAGAGCTAAGAAGCATCAATTGGGGATAAGGGGAGAAGTTAGAGCTTGCAGAAAAATTCCAGCTGACATTAAGAAAATTCTGCAGGATAGTTATGATAAAAAACTAGCTGCAAGTGATGCATATATGGCAGAAGTTAATGTCaatgaagaggatgaagatacTGTCCAAGAAATATCAAACCTAAGAGCAGGAAAAAGGCGTTCAACAGCTGCTGCCAGAACCAAGAATAATGCTAAAGGCCCCATGGATACGATATTGTTTCAAAATCCAGAAGTATCACAAAAGAAGACACTGTCAATAGCTAAAATGCAAACATCCATCAAAGATTCTTGTGTGGAAAATGCAAGGGCGTTAACTAATCAATACATTGCTCGTTTCTTCTATCAAAATGGCTTGTCGTTTAATGTTGTGAAATCCAAAAGCTTTAAGTTAATGATTGAAGTTGTTGGAAATTATGGGCAGCACTTGAAGCCTCCTAGTTACCATGAACTTAGAGTTCCCTTGCTCAAAAAGGAACTAGAGTTCACAAAGACAAAGTTGCAAGGGCTGGTGATAGAGCGAACTCAATTTGGATGCTCTATTATGTCGGATGCGTGGACAGACCGTAAGTCTAGAACATTGATCAATTTTATGGTTAATACTCCAAGTGGGAGTATGTTTGTGAGGAGTATTGATGGTTCGAGCTACATGAAGACCGGATTGAAGATATTTGAGTTGTTGGACTCATTTGTTCAAGAGATAGGAGAAGAAAACGTCATACAAGTTTTGAGTGACAATGGTAGCAATTATGTCTTGGCAG GAAAATATTTAGAGGAAAAATATCCTAGACTTTATTGGACTCCATGTGCTGCACATTGCTTGGATTTAATGTTAGAAGACATAGGAAAGTTGTCTACTGTTAAGAGGGCCATAACAAGAGGACAATTTCTTGCTGGATTCATCTACAACCATACCATAACCCTTAACATAATGAGGACGTTCACCGAAGGAGCTGAATTGATTAGGAGTGGAGTTACAAGGTTTGCAACAACATTTCTCACGCTTCAAAGATTGTATAAACTAAAGAACAATCTTAGAAGAATGTTTGTATCAGAAGCATGGTTGAACACAAAGACATCAAAAGAGGTTAAGGGGAAAAGGGCATGTGCTGTTGTTCTCATGACATCATTTTGGAATGATGTTCTATACTCTCTTAAGGCAATGGGGGCGATTGTGACAGTTTTAAGATTAGTTGATAATGAGAAGAAGCCGGCAATGGGGTACATATATGAGGCAATGGATAGGGCAAAGGAAAGTATAGCAAAATCTTTCAATGGAATTGAGAGTAAGTACTCTGATATTTTTAAAATCATAGATAGTAGATGGGAGTGCCAACTCCACCGTCCATTGCATGCTGCTGGGCATTTCCTTAACCCACAACACTTTTACAATGATCCAAACATTGGCAAAGACACGGAAGTGACAGATGGGCTCTTTGCTTGCATTCAAAGGCTTTCAATAGATGAAATAGAGAATGACAAAATTCTATCTCAGATTGCTTTGTATCGGAAGGCGAGTGGCACATTTGGCATGCCTTCTGCAGTTAGAATGAAGGAAACAATGTCCCCTG CAATTGCAATAAAAGTGTTGAGCCTAACATGCAGCTCATCGGGATGTGAGCGTAATTGGAGTACTTTTGAGCAA ATTCATTCTAAGAAGAGAAGCAAGCTAGAGCATCAAAAGCTACAAGACTTGGTTTTTGTGAAGTACAATCAAGCTCTTTTAGAACGCTTCAATAGCAATGATTTAATTGATCCTATTCTCCTCAACAATATTGATGAATGTTATGAATGGTTGCAACAAAATGAGGATGAAAATGGAATATTGGAAGATGATTTGGTTTTAGGAGAGGACGGTTTGACTTGGGAAGTTGTTGGTAATGCCGTTGGGGCTAATGAACCAACAAGAGTTACTAGGCATAGACTTGCTACATTAGTATCTAATGGAGATGAGGAGTTGGAGGTAGAAGAAGAAGTGTTTGAAATTGAATCAagtgatgagcaagatgatattAATGTGGTGGAACTTAGAAGTGAAGATGAGGCGGATGTGATTTAG